The genomic segment gtgagtgaaatcatgctTATGACACTAATCACGACCCATGAGACACTCACAACACACGAAATACGACTTACAAGAAAATCACAGTATATTCCAATGTACGCATTCAGGTCTGCTGCCCATATTGGACAAGTGTGAAAGAAGTAGAAACAATTTCTGTCTACAGATGCATGCGActcatgaaaaaaattattattcgctTCATGGAAGAATAGTTTTTCAACCGTGCgccgtgagtgtctcgtgagtcgtgcttTTCCGTGAGTGAGTCCAATATCGCCTCTATCTCTGCCACGAAAAAACGGGGATGGAAAGACTCCAAGATATACCCAACAACTTCAGTGTGAATAAAACTATCGGTTGATTGAAGCTTAAGATGTTAGTATTTAAAGTAAAATCATCCCCCTCAGCGTTTCAGCCCATAaaaattccattgaggaacagagtGATGTGTGAGtacatcactgagtgctgttcgattcaagtttaacctcaatgataaggggcctccattttatagccgagtccgaacggcgtgccgcagagtgacatctctttggggagaaatatTTACAtgtcaaagtacctcacaaatctcgacagcattaggaggggataaccaccactaaaaatttgtttctcactttctcgtcaggattcgaacacaggggTTTAGCGTCAAAGGCAGACATGAGAACCTTTGCGCTACAGTGGCTTCCATGGTGTAAAATTTTGACTATGATCGACCACATCGCAAGGTTTCTTGCCTTTTCCTTGATCCTTGTTATTGGGGGAAGAGTAAACTTCATTCTTTTATTGGGTCGTGGACTACGGATTACAATAGAAAGGGCGACGTAGTCTGAACAtttatatttatacccaccaccgaaggatgggagtatattcattttgtcattccgtttgcaacacatcgaaatatccatttccgaccctataaagcatatatattattgatcagcgtaaaaatctaagacgatctagacatgtccgtctgttaaaatcacgctacagtctttaaaaatagagatattgagctgaaactttgcacagattctttttttgtccataagcaggttaagatcgaagatgggctatatcggactatatcttgatatagcccccatatataccgatccgccgatttagggtcttaggcccataaaagccacatttattatccgattttgctgaaatttggtacagtgagttatgttgggctcctcgacatccttcatcaatttggcccagatcggttcagatttcgatatagctgccatatagaccgatcctccgatttagggtcttaggctcataaaagccacatttatcatccgattttgctgaaatttgggacagtgagtagagttaagcccttcgacatcccttgtcaatttagctcgattaaaggttttgggcccattaaaggcgcatttattgtccgatgtgccgaaattggggacagtgggttaaattaagcccctcgacatacttctgcaacatggcacagatcggttcagatttggatatcgctggcatatagcccgatctctcgatctaaggttttgggatcataaaaggcgcgtttattgtccgataacgccgaaatttgggacggtgagttgtgttaggcccttcgatattctttttaaatttgatccagatccgtccagatctgccatatagaccgatatcccaatctatagtcttggtcccataaagtcgcatttaaatccgatttcacttaaattttacacagttacttatgctaagcatttcgacatccgtttagtacatggttcaaatcggtctaattttagatatagctacttaaaagaccaatattttgttatacgcaattgagaaataacttttacttataagtatttggtccaaatcggaacatatttcgatatagctgctatggggcataaggtatgcatttttcaccggatattgacgaaaggtgttttacatatatacccgaggtggggggtatccaaagttcggcccggccgaacttaacgcctttttacttgttttttttatgtggTTGTAGATTTCATTTCGGTTATCTTTCAATTTCTTGCTTCAAGCGACAAAATGGTTGAAGCAGGcttttaacctatcgcagatgtcatcaactTTGGCGCCTGAGGACATGAACGTACAACGATCTGCATATCATACAATCGCGATGCCATCAGAAGGGGTAGAATAAAGGAcaagtagaggttaaacagtatgAAGATATCACTCAACTTTCGGGAATTTCCCGTTAACTCTATGGGGTTTCTTCTTCGTATCCTCCAATTTAAAAAGAAACTGGCAACCACATCAAAAAATGCGGCTGGAAGAAAGTGTTACAGATGTACTCAAAAAGTGTCGGTGTCTATTTTAGCGAAAACCGGACAATGGCAAAAgatatgctccaacgtctcataatcttccccaaATACCCTGCGcatggtatcacttgccgcaactaTTCTCCATAAGTGAGCCtatagttctatgtgtcccgttgtaaTACCGCAAGCCTCGACTTCTCATGTTTCGAATCTTCCCACATGACTTTTGTCGTCCTCCCAACCGGTTGActcttccacagtgttacatacgCGTTCGTCGCCCATGTAACCTCCAATtcagatcgtgccatcctcatagaaggcgttaTTCTGCTTCTTATATTTCAAAACTGTTCCTGACCTTACCaacctagttgttattgccttgaTGGCCCATTTCTCAATGTAGGCTCCCAGCACACTCTGtcgtctagctttgatccatccgtgtatcaAGAACTTCAATATGGCAATACAAGAGTTCTATCAAatgcaagactgtgccgctggcagcagtgcatcgTACTCcacctcaagtatcgtctcaggtaaccgatcgaaaacctcttccatttcttccaggtttcctatggtctttaagtctcatagccgctatGGCTGCTGAATGTCTATGTGTCGaatatctaatatggtctccagcgccctagtgggcgtgattcTCATCACCCCGCCTAcccgaacctgttgtattacccttacgttgcactttttctccaaactACTGGAGCGTAAGTAAGAATTGGTCTtaacacgctcctgtagagccagtgaactatcctcggattcaggccccattttgagcctacggtccgtctagTGCCctatatctgtgagccttctccgtaggctcctgaatgtgacacttccaaatcggtttcttgtccaagattcttcttttttttttgcacaacctcgtgcagatcTGTCTCCAcctaccttcccttgacatagccgtgatgtttgtatttgagcagttcggtgGATATCCTCCTCTCTATTATAGTATtcacaatacgtttcatggttttgagtagaaaggacgtaaggtttataggtctgcaggcctttgatgtcgcataactcACCTTGTCGGGCTTGGGCATAAATAACAAACTTTCCTTGTTAGGGGGGATAGTCCGCCGCCTTCTGTAGTAACagcggaaatattccatcaggtccgagtAACTTTAATGATTGCAAGCTCCTAAACGCTTCCTTTGCAAGGAATTCTGTAATGATGACCCTTctatcaacctcattattcgaagatttcggtgtctccgCGAGTCCTGTCATATCCTGTGGAAATGCGTTTGCATCAAAAGACTCAACAAGCCTTCCGTTGTTGCTGCTCTCAGCCTAATATCGTcaactaacgtttcagtttggacataggtttttgagagaacctttttcatcttggcggcgtcattaacgacctgttcgcagaaaagtttTCATAAGGCACGCTCTGCCCTCtgatcattttattgtattccttgagcagtGTGTAATACACAAATCAATAAACCACCGTTTTTTTACGAAGTGCTCTGTTATAATATAGACTGCGGACtactttcccaatgttgcaaaTCTCCCCCGTCATTCGGGGTTTTCCTTGAgccgatttcctttctcgaagaggacaactatcttcgaaagactcaactactgcagtcgtaatcctgttgacatatTTGGCGTAAGTACTACTATCATGCCATTTTCCGAAATTCGAGAGTAATTTGATGGTAGCCAACAGCCAACCAATACCGGCTCTTTAGTTATAATGTTTCAAGTGCTCGAGCCATAAATTTCACACACGTTCGTTGATCAACCTTTAGATTTCCAGGTTCAGTTTCCTGATTCTAGATTAACTTGAATCGAGGCGACGAATCCAATTAAGTAGGAAAATTGGGCCTTATCTAACCTTTCGACAGGCTGATATAACATGAGCGACTAGTTATGTTCTAGAATTTCTTATCAACAATACGTACATCTATTATAGTTGTTTTAATACTGGGTGTTGTGTTCTTTTCGTCAGCtgggttctgttgaatatccaaatGCAGGAACTTTGCGACTAATGTAGGGTGTGTGACATTTGTCGTGTGGTTTCAGATCACAATCGGAACACACATcttgcaatgggtggcggtcgttcttcaaggGCAACATACATCCGGACAATATTCactgcatctgctaccgtgtctgcatgaaagtTGTCCAAATCCGCTTGAgatagaggttctctcttgaacCTCTCGATCTAAATCATGAAGATCCACCCTGagacttctgggcggtggatacctatccataAAATGATAGCCAGTGATAACAGCctagaaggtattgcttagacagcatgaatTTATGTCTTCGCATGGGTAGGATCTTTCTTTAAGGTAGTCCaagtgagaactgaggagacagcccgcaGCTGTTCGAGCGGCATTctaacagatctgaatattattccactgcgtttcACAAAACTGGCGAGACCACGCTGGCGCTGCATATCTCACCACTGATCtgacaattgctttgtacgtggtcaaccagatttctttgtcagcaccccaagtgctgccggcaagtgacttgaagaTCTTGTTTCTATTTCCGACCTTATCGCAGATTGCAGTGGCATGTTCGAACAATTTGTAGGAGCTGTCATATgtaacaccaagtattttgagacacttgatggtcggattTGACACTCCGGGAGGGATTGGtagatagaggttaaacagtgccggagatattacCCCGCCTtgaggaactccctgtttcacgcTACGGTTTTCGCTtccttatccctaaattccacaaatgactggcctGGCTGGAGAttcgtgttggcgatgtcctcaaataattttgcaGACTGACCATGTCGAACGCTTTCGAtagatccagtgccacgagaaTAGTTCTAAAGCAGGGCGTATGCTGATTGAAGCAAACGGAAGTTCTCCAACGAAGCTCGGGAGGAGCTTCCCTAACTTTGTTTAACTAATATCGTTTGACTAAAAGGCGATAACAGGAAAGATAACTTTGGTATTCTTACGCAACTTTTAACGATAACCAACATCGTTAAACACAACTGTTTTGGTTTAGGAATAGAAAAACGTTAACTGAACGATGGAAAACTTTTTGGTGTTTACTTTAACGACgagaaataattttaatatttatttgcaGGGGTTTTTGAGTAGTTGGCtattattttcttctttgtatTGTTTCCTATTGAGCTAACGAATCTTTTATCAACAAATTTGACTAAACGGTTTGGTTGAAGTTAGAGAATCGCACTACTGAGAGAGATTGTAATTCCCCGAAGCCCTGactggtgtactctctgaaaccATTCCTATGGGATTTCTTTTGATTAACTTACCTCCGGCGTttagaggctataaaatcgaatGGTCGCTTAATGGAAAGGATTATGAGGAGTTGGTCTGATGCCAAAGAGATACGAATTTTCAGGATGTGTTATTTAACGCACCTAGTAACGTAACGGAATCATTGAGTGTTTGTTGCAATTTTATCTTAAGaataattttctatgaaatttttgccTTTGGAGAAAGTTTCAttgcaattttatattttagagtatatttttttatagaacttcAAATTTATCAAAGATCCCAAATTGCAATACGGTTCCTTTATTTTTATTGCAGGTTCCTACACCCATTATGCTTGCACCCTTATTGTGGCACTCGCCGTTAGCTTGCGAGGCACTTCAGGCCAATTGAATATGAATCATGTATGTGCCTTGGTAAATAATGGCCTAATGATTGGCTCCATGGAATATTGTGATACCTATTATGTTTGCCAAAATGGTAAAGCCACTCACCAACAATGCGCCTCCGGCTATTATTTCAATAAGGAAAGTCAAGTTTGTCAACCCCAGGACCAGGTTCAGTGTTTGGCTGCTAATGCTGCACCATGCTCAGGTTTTGCCGTTGGCCAATGGGCACCTGTAGCAGGTTCCTGCACTGATTTTTACTATTGCAGTCTTAATGGACCAGAACGCTCCACTTGTCCTTATGGCGAATATTTCAACCCCACCACTCAGTCCTGTGTCTATGCCGATCAATACAATTGCATGCAGGCAGCGCCTCCATCTGAGCCCGATACTACTGGCACCAATAGTGCAGAAGATAGCACTGAAGAAAGCATATCGGTGTCCTTACCCATTAACTTATGTATTCTCATACAGGCAGGCATATACTTTGGCAGCCCCAGTAGCTGTAGTGGCTGGAATAAATGTAACAATGGTGTCATGATTAGTGGCATATGTCCCAATGGTTTGGAATACAATGTCCTAACCATGTCATGTGATTATGCCTCAAGTGTCACCTGCTCTCAGGTAGGGGAGATCTTTCGGAAGCTTCTGCAAAAAACTCAAACATTAATCACCCTCTCCTATTGTCACTTTCAGGTCACCAATGATCCATATTTAACACCCAACAACTGCAGCACCGTGAATGCCATGAAGGCTGGCCCCACCTGTGACTCCTATATGGTCTGCGATGGCACCAGCTACCAAATCAACCACTGCCCAAGTGGAGAGTACTACGATATGGTTAGCCAAACCTGTGTAGATCGCCTAGAAGCTCGCAACAATTGCGATCGCTGTGAGGGCACCACCAAAACCTTTGTCAACATGTACTCGGCCTACAACTGTTCCGGTTATTTGTATTGTGTCAATGGTGTTGAGGTATCCTCTGGTTATTGCACCAATGGTACTTATTTCAATGAAGAAGAAGGTGCCTGTGTTACGGGTGTCTCTGAACCAATGTTTGGCTGTTGTAATCCCCAATATTATGGCGCTAGTGCTACTACCCCAACTGTTGGTGGCAACTCCACAACTGCTGCTGGCAACTCCACGACTGTTGCTACCAGCACCACGGAATCTAGTGTCAATGCTACCAGTGATGCATCATCAAATGCAAATTCGAATTCCACTACTGCTGCAGTAACCGTTACCACCCTTGCACCCACCAATGGAACAGATGCTAATAGCACCTCTACTACAATTGGTTGAAATAATTCACTAGCATAGGACAATTGGttgcaaataaataataaataaatataaagcaTTATCAGAAATGTAAGCAGGTGTGAGTTTTTTTTAATGGTAGGTGttgaaaaaagttttctttaattttaaatgattttaattGGACTTCATTACATATTGCTGACGacaatttccaaaaacttttttctgaagAGAAAACTTCGTTTGAAATATTCAAACAGAGCAGACGTGTTTCCTTGACACAaataataaatagaaaaaatattaaaagtaaaaattgaattttctttgaaaaaaaaaatttaaatttgtgcaTTTTGAACTTTGTAAATGAATTTGGACCAACTAGGCATGGACATTTGCGATCCTGCCGAGAATATACCCCCTGATAAAAACAGCCATAAAAGCAATTGTAAGTCAGCCATTGGAAAACTTTTGCATGAAGCCTGCTTAATTGGACATGGATATGGCTCGCAAAATTCTGGATGTTTGGATCAAGATATTACTCCTTCGACGTCTGCATCATCATCCTCTAAATGCAATAAAGGAATGTCTGCTAATTTGGTAATGAATGTTGAAAAATTGCCTTCAATTGACattcaaaaattgacaaaaacaaACTCAACGCAAGTCAATACATCAAGACCTTTGCCATCCAACATTGAGAGCAATATGGATCACAACGAGTTTACCCCCTCTGACAAAGAAGGTTTTCAAATGGTGCAAAAGAAACGGAAAATATCTGGTGATACTAACTTGAGTAAGATAGATTTAAGCAATTCTGTTCTTAGCGTTTCAAATAATGCAT from the Stomoxys calcitrans chromosome 1, idStoCalc2.1, whole genome shotgun sequence genome contains:
- the LOC106094698 gene encoding peritrophin-48, whose translation is MGSYTHYACTLIVALAVSLRGTSGQLNMNHVCALVNNGLMIGSMEYCDTYYVCQNGKATHQQCASGYYFNKESQVCQPQDQVQCLAANAAPCSGFAVGQWAPVAGSCTDFYYCSLNGPERSTCPYGEYFNPTTQSCVYADQYNCMQAAPPSEPDTTGTNSAEDSTEESISVSLPINLCILIQAGIYFGSPSSCSGWNKCNNGVMISGICPNGLEYNVLTMSCDYASSVTCSQVTNDPYLTPNNCSTVNAMKAGPTCDSYMVCDGTSYQINHCPSGEYYDMVSQTCVDRLEARNNCDRCEGTTKTFVNMYSAYNCSGYLYCVNGVEVSSGYCTNGTYFNEEEGACVTGVSEPMFGCCNPQYYGASATTPTVGGNSTTAAGNSTTVATSTTESSVNATSDASSNANSNSTTAAVTVTTLAPTNGTDANSTSTTIG